The following proteins are encoded in a genomic region of Polynucleobacter paludilacus:
- a CDS encoding MgtC/SapB family protein: MAHWDFSWDFAMRLGLALVVGSILGLNRWLHHKSAGMRTHALVSIGAATALMLNSQIPNYDAQAVSHVLQGLITGLGFLGAGVIIQEGTSQKIHGLTTAASIWSCALIGAAFGAGEFAVGFLSLGAILLALLLGGPCERLARKLTGSKLGSEIPPEQEGS, encoded by the coding sequence ATGGCACATTGGGATTTTTCATGGGATTTTGCCATGCGCTTAGGCTTGGCTTTAGTCGTCGGCAGTATTCTCGGACTCAACCGTTGGCTACACCACAAATCTGCCGGTATGAGAACACATGCTTTAGTGTCTATTGGTGCGGCAACAGCACTCATGCTGAATAGTCAAATACCGAATTACGATGCCCAAGCTGTCAGCCATGTATTGCAAGGTTTAATTACTGGTTTAGGATTTCTGGGTGCGGGTGTCATCATCCAGGAAGGTACTTCGCAAAAGATTCATGGTCTAACTACTGCGGCCAGTATTTGGTCTTGTGCCCTAATTGGCGCAGCCTTTGGCGCTGGTGAATTTGCAGTTGGCTTTCTTTCGCTTGGTGCCATATTGCTTGCCCTGCTCTTGGGCGGCCCCTGCGAACGCTTAGCGCGCAAGTTAACGGGTAGCAAACTCGGCTCTGAAATTCCACCAGAGCAAGAGGGTTCATGA
- the glmM gene encoding phosphoglucosamine mutase, translated as MKKEYFGTDGIRGEVGRFPILPDFMIRLGYAAGIVLTRQAKPGERCTVLIGKDTRVSGYLLESALEAGFVSAGVDVLLCGPMPTPGVAYLTKALRLSAGVVISASHNLYQDNGVKFFSAQGDKLSDDFELAIEAELEKPLGCLSSEHLGKVSRLSAPAGRYIEFCKSTFPGELNLRGMKLVVDCANGAAYQIAPNVFRELGAEVISIGVEPNGRNINDQCGATAPHALIAKVKEVGADLGIALDGDADRLQMVDQTGRLFNGDELLYVLAKDRLDRGAPLGGVVGTLMTNLAVENAIKVLGIQFERAAVGDRYVLELLKQNSWMLGGEGSGHLLCLDQHTTGDGIIAALQVLAAMSQQKKTLVQLLDSVTIYPQVLLNIKMKPGYDWRADEKLKAQIAQVEADLRNTGRVLIRPSGTEPVLRVMVEAQDQAIALKSAKSIADLVPNV; from the coding sequence ATGAAAAAAGAATACTTTGGTACTGACGGTATTCGCGGAGAAGTCGGTCGGTTTCCGATCCTCCCGGATTTTATGATTCGCCTTGGCTATGCTGCCGGTATTGTTCTTACACGCCAAGCTAAGCCCGGCGAACGCTGTACGGTATTGATCGGTAAAGATACGCGCGTCTCAGGCTACTTGTTAGAGTCGGCATTAGAGGCTGGCTTCGTCTCTGCTGGAGTCGATGTTCTATTGTGTGGTCCCATGCCTACTCCAGGCGTTGCTTATCTCACTAAAGCCTTACGTTTATCTGCTGGAGTCGTGATCTCCGCTTCTCATAATTTGTACCAAGATAATGGAGTGAAGTTTTTCTCTGCGCAGGGCGATAAGCTTTCGGATGACTTTGAGCTCGCCATTGAGGCTGAGCTGGAAAAACCTTTGGGATGCCTTAGTTCCGAACATTTAGGTAAGGTATCTCGTTTAAGTGCTCCAGCCGGACGCTATATTGAATTTTGTAAATCAACTTTTCCGGGCGAGCTGAATTTGCGCGGTATGAAGTTGGTGGTTGATTGTGCCAATGGCGCGGCTTACCAAATTGCCCCCAATGTCTTTCGAGAACTTGGTGCTGAAGTGATTTCAATTGGCGTAGAGCCCAATGGCCGCAATATTAATGATCAGTGCGGTGCAACTGCGCCACACGCTTTAATAGCCAAGGTTAAAGAAGTAGGGGCCGATCTTGGGATTGCCTTAGACGGTGATGCAGACCGATTGCAAATGGTAGATCAAACCGGTCGCTTATTTAATGGCGATGAATTGTTGTACGTATTGGCAAAGGATCGACTCGATCGTGGTGCACCACTTGGTGGCGTAGTGGGTACTTTAATGACCAATTTAGCCGTAGAAAATGCGATTAAAGTATTGGGCATTCAATTTGAGCGTGCCGCAGTAGGCGATCGTTATGTGCTGGAGTTGCTCAAGCAAAACTCTTGGATGCTGGGCGGCGAGGGGTCTGGGCATTTGCTTTGCCTCGATCAGCACACGACCGGCGATGGCATTATTGCCGCCCTACAGGTTTTGGCGGCAATGAGTCAGCAAAAGAAAACCCTGGTTCAACTCTTGGACTCAGTAACGATTTATCCTCAGGTTTTGCTCAATATCAAAATGAAGCCTGGCTACGACTGGAGGGCCGATGAGAAGCTCAAGGCTCAAATTGCTCAAGTTGAGGCTGATCTTCGAAATACTGGTAGGGTGCTGATTCGTCCATCTGGTACCGAACCTGTATTAAGAGTCATGGTTGAGGCTCAGGATCAGGCTATCGCTCTCAAGAGCGCAAAAAGCATCGCTGATTTAGTCCCCAATGTCTAA
- the phoB gene encoding phosphate regulon transcriptional regulator PhoB — translation MTHRILIVEDEPSIAELIAVNLSHAGYEVEKAMQTDLAMNAMRENLPSLIVLDWMLPGKSGVQFAKELRANERTRSLPILMLTAKSEEADKVLGLDSGADDYVTKPFSPKELVARVKALLRRQSPVQDAGPLSVGPLKLDPISHRVLALRPNEESKPIPLGPTEYRLLQFFMANPERVHSRANLLDKVWGSEVYIEERTVDVHIKRLRAALAPLDCDRFIETVRGSGYRITKTPTET, via the coding sequence ATGACTCACCGCATATTGATTGTTGAGGATGAGCCTTCTATTGCAGAGCTGATTGCGGTGAATTTGTCCCATGCTGGTTATGAAGTAGAAAAAGCGATGCAAACAGATCTTGCCATGAATGCCATGCGCGAGAATCTACCTAGCCTGATTGTTTTAGATTGGATGTTGCCTGGCAAATCTGGCGTGCAGTTTGCAAAGGAATTGCGCGCAAATGAGCGGACTCGCTCCCTACCAATTTTGATGCTCACTGCTAAGAGTGAGGAGGCTGATAAGGTCTTGGGTCTTGACTCAGGTGCAGATGACTATGTGACCAAACCTTTTTCGCCTAAAGAGCTGGTTGCTCGCGTGAAGGCATTGTTGCGTCGCCAGTCTCCCGTTCAAGATGCTGGGCCATTGAGTGTAGGCCCCTTGAAGCTGGATCCGATTTCACATCGGGTCTTAGCGCTGAGGCCAAACGAGGAGTCTAAGCCTATTCCGCTTGGACCAACTGAATATCGACTGCTACAGTTCTTTATGGCTAATCCAGAGCGCGTGCATTCTCGTGCGAACCTGCTAGATAAGGTCTGGGGTAGTGAGGTCTATATTGAAGAGCGTACCGTAGACGTCCATATCAAGCGCCTCAGAGCCGCTTTAGCCCCTTTAGACTGCGACCGCTTTATTGAAACAGTACGGGGTAGTGGCTACCGGATTACTAAGACCCCAACCGAAACCTAA
- the pstA gene encoding phosphate ABC transporter permease PstA, which translates to MSQIANINQAVFARRQRTNKIGLTLSMLAMALGMIFLIWILATLFIKGFAAVNLNMFTMSTPAPGSEGGGLANAIIGSLMLIASCTLISTPVGVLAGLYLSEYGDRSKIAAVTRFVTDIMLSAPSIVIGLFVYALFVAQVKHFSGWAGTIALALIAVPVVVRTTENMLRLVPGSLREAAYALGTPKWKVAFYVTLRAAKSGIMTGILLALARVSGETAPLLFTALNNQFFSTNMNAPMANLPVVIFQFAMSPYDNWVDLAWGGSLLITFAVLGLNILARVVFREKAQG; encoded by the coding sequence ATGAGTCAAATTGCAAATATTAATCAAGCCGTTTTCGCTCGTCGTCAGCGGACCAACAAAATTGGCCTTACTTTGTCTATGCTCGCCATGGCTTTAGGTATGATTTTCTTGATTTGGATTTTGGCAACCCTATTTATTAAAGGTTTTGCTGCAGTTAACCTCAATATGTTCACGATGAGTACGCCTGCACCTGGCTCAGAGGGGGGTGGCTTGGCAAACGCCATCATTGGTAGCTTGATGTTGATCGCATCTTGTACTTTGATTAGCACCCCAGTGGGTGTCCTTGCTGGTTTGTATCTCTCTGAATACGGCGATCGCAGTAAGATTGCGGCGGTAACCCGTTTTGTGACCGATATTATGTTATCGGCACCATCGATTGTGATTGGCTTGTTCGTCTATGCCTTATTTGTGGCGCAAGTAAAGCACTTCTCTGGCTGGGCAGGCACGATTGCGTTGGCTTTAATTGCCGTTCCAGTGGTGGTGCGTACTACTGAGAATATGTTGCGTTTGGTTCCCGGCAGTTTGCGTGAAGCCGCTTATGCCTTGGGAACGCCAAAATGGAAGGTCGCTTTTTACGTCACCTTACGCGCAGCAAAGAGCGGCATCATGACTGGTATCTTGTTGGCTCTTGCGCGAGTCAGCGGTGAAACAGCACCATTATTGTTTACTGCATTGAACAATCAATTCTTCTCTACCAATATGAATGCGCCGATGGCGAACTTACCAGTGGTGATTTTCCAATTTGCGATGAGTCCTTATGACAACTGGGTTGACCTCGCATGGGGCGGCTCTTTACTCATTACGTTTGCAGTGTTGGGCTTGAACATCCTTGCCCGTGTGGTATTCCGTGAGAAAGCACAAGGATGA
- the pstB gene encoding phosphate ABC transporter ATP-binding protein PstB — protein MNTENSSQSSDAVNALEIRNLNFYYGSFKGLKDINMNIEEGKVTAFIGPSGCGKSTLLRTMNRMYDLYPGQRAEGEINFYGNNILNPGQDLNLLRSRIGMVFQKPTPFPMSIYENIAFGVRLYENLNRSEMDERVEWALNKAALWTEAKDKLNQSGLSLSGGQQQRLCIARGVAVKPSVILLDEPTSALDPISTGKIEELISELKNDYTIAIVTHNMQQAARVSDYTAYMYLGSLIEFGKTDELFIKPKRKETEDYITGRFG, from the coding sequence ATGAATACAGAAAATAGTTCGCAATCTAGTGATGCAGTTAATGCTCTAGAAATCCGGAATCTCAATTTTTACTACGGTTCTTTCAAGGGTCTAAAAGATATCAATATGAATATCGAAGAGGGTAAAGTGACTGCCTTCATCGGCCCTTCTGGCTGCGGCAAATCCACTTTGCTCCGCACTATGAACCGCATGTATGACCTCTATCCAGGTCAGCGCGCTGAAGGTGAGATTAATTTTTACGGCAACAATATTTTGAATCCTGGTCAGGATTTGAATCTATTGCGCTCACGGATTGGTATGGTTTTCCAAAAACCAACCCCATTTCCAATGTCCATTTATGAGAACATTGCCTTTGGTGTGCGTCTCTATGAGAACCTCAATCGTTCCGAAATGGATGAGCGAGTCGAGTGGGCTTTGAATAAAGCGGCTTTGTGGACCGAAGCGAAAGATAAGCTCAATCAAAGTGGTTTATCCCTTTCTGGCGGTCAGCAACAGCGTCTGTGTATTGCTCGTGGTGTTGCAGTCAAGCCTTCTGTGATTTTGTTGGATGAGCCTACCTCCGCTTTGGATCCGATCTCTACCGGTAAGATCGAAGAATTGATTTCTGAGCTGAAAAACGATTACACCATTGCTATCGTGACCCACAATATGCAGCAAGCGGCGCGTGTATCGGATTACACTGCCTACATGTATCTTGGCAGCTTAATTGAGTTTGGTAAGACAGATGAGTTGTTTATTAAACCTAAGCGCAAAGAAACAGAAGACTACATTACCGGTCGCTTTGGTTAA
- a CDS encoding SRPBCC family protein produces the protein MKRLLYSLLMSLSVMSSIASAQMASAESANPDFDLKVTVKRAGDAFQVSASFLMPATECQTYTMLTDYESAAKIPGIKKSVVISREGNKVQVERDVKERILLFPINLHSIVEYEETPTNLLTFRQVSGDVDYYRGTWKIRSENNGVRVLYQSEFAIDTLVPAFVAQYFIKNNIRSRFEAMASNFYQKKDTLGQLACN, from the coding sequence ATGAAACGCTTGCTGTATTCATTGTTAATGTCCTTGAGTGTGATGAGTTCGATAGCTAGCGCTCAAATGGCTTCCGCTGAGAGTGCTAATCCTGATTTTGACCTCAAAGTCACAGTAAAAAGGGCAGGCGATGCCTTTCAGGTTTCAGCAAGCTTCCTGATGCCCGCTACTGAATGCCAAACCTATACGATGCTGACTGATTACGAAAGCGCTGCCAAAATTCCGGGCATCAAGAAGTCGGTGGTCATCAGCCGAGAGGGTAATAAAGTTCAGGTTGAGCGGGATGTCAAAGAGAGAATTCTCCTATTTCCGATTAATCTCCACTCCATTGTGGAGTACGAGGAGACGCCCACCAATTTACTGACCTTTCGTCAAGTTTCCGGGGATGTCGATTATTACCGGGGAACCTGGAAAATTCGGTCTGAAAATAATGGGGTGAGGGTGCTGTACCAGAGCGAGTTTGCCATTGATACCTTGGTACCAGCCTTTGTGGCGCAATACTTCATTAAGAACAATATCCGCAGTCGCTTTGAGGCAATGGCGAGCAATTTTTACCAAAAGAAGGACACCCTAGGACAGTTGGCTTGCAATTAA
- the phoR gene encoding phosphate regulon sensor histidine kinase PhoR: MLTALSRFSLLLAVAIVAAYLALIHWGAYFGIAAAITVLSIPLIYSYINLSRLGNYLAADNIENMPLPSGFWEDVFFRLQRLVQGLKSRAQAIDQQHNRFIEAFQASPNGIVMLDDEDQIEWCNSLAESFFGLNFRRDARQRINFLLRRPEFIQYLGKRQFEESIIVERMGPDSNLSLLIQAFPYGEKRHLLLIQDVTDLQKADAMRRDFVANVSHEMRTPITVLMGFLETVQSIDLDKPQQDHYFDLMMLQAQRMKSLVEDLLTLANLEANAVPASTQVVQLNTLMALIKNDAEALSQGSHSFRFEQKTSQNLFGDERELLSAFSNLVSNAIRYTPNGGSISARWGLNEQGQGEFSVTDTGPGIASEHLPRLTERFYRVDRSRSRDTGGTGLGLAIVKHIANRHQAQLLIESTPGKGSTFTLRFPRDRVANTETDLLSAIQA, translated from the coding sequence ATGTTAACTGCCTTATCCCGATTTAGCCTCCTATTGGCCGTGGCGATTGTTGCCGCTTATCTTGCCTTAATACATTGGGGGGCATACTTTGGCATCGCAGCAGCAATCACCGTCCTCTCCATTCCCCTGATTTATTCCTATATCAATCTGAGCCGCCTCGGTAATTATCTGGCTGCGGACAACATTGAAAATATGCCACTTCCCAGCGGCTTTTGGGAGGATGTCTTTTTCAGGCTGCAGCGTCTGGTTCAGGGTCTAAAATCGCGCGCTCAAGCAATTGATCAGCAACATAATCGCTTTATTGAGGCCTTTCAGGCATCTCCTAATGGCATTGTCATGCTGGATGATGAAGATCAAATTGAATGGTGTAATTCCTTAGCAGAGTCATTCTTCGGTCTGAATTTTCGCCGCGATGCTCGTCAGCGCATTAACTTTCTGTTGAGGCGGCCTGAGTTTATTCAGTATCTGGGTAAGCGGCAGTTTGAGGAATCGATCATTGTCGAAAGAATGGGGCCTGATAGTAATTTAAGTTTATTAATTCAGGCCTTTCCTTATGGCGAGAAACGCCACCTATTGCTGATACAAGATGTCACTGATTTGCAAAAAGCAGATGCGATGCGGCGTGATTTCGTGGCCAACGTGTCGCATGAGATGAGAACGCCGATTACCGTATTGATGGGGTTTTTAGAGACTGTGCAATCAATTGATCTTGATAAGCCACAGCAAGACCATTATTTTGATTTGATGATGTTACAGGCTCAGCGGATGAAGAGTTTGGTAGAAGACCTCTTAACCTTGGCCAATCTGGAAGCGAATGCCGTTCCTGCATCGACACAGGTGGTGCAGCTTAATACCTTGATGGCACTCATTAAAAACGATGCGGAAGCACTGTCGCAGGGTAGTCATAGTTTTCGCTTTGAACAAAAAACTAGCCAAAACCTTTTTGGTGATGAGCGCGAGCTGCTCTCTGCATTTAGTAATCTCGTTTCTAATGCGATTCGCTACACACCCAATGGCGGTTCGATTAGTGCACGGTGGGGCTTGAATGAGCAAGGGCAGGGGGAGTTTTCGGTAACCGATACCGGGCCCGGAATTGCTTCAGAGCATTTGCCCAGATTAACCGAGCGTTTCTATCGAGTGGATCGTAGTCGCTCACGCGATACTGGCGGCACTGGGTTAGGCTTGGCGATTGTGAAGCACATTGCCAATCGACATCAGGCACAGCTATTAATTGAAAGTACGCCAGGCAAGGGCAGTACGTTTACTTTGCGCTTCCCTAGGGACCGGGTCGCCAATACGGAGACAGATTTGCTCTCAGCAATCCAAGCCTAA
- the pstS gene encoding phosphate ABC transporter substrate-binding protein PstS has translation MKLSFKQALVAGAVALSVSSAAMATEMTGAGSSFIYPVLSKWAEAYKAKTGNSLNYQSIGSGGGIKQIKAKTVDFGATDAPMSFEELQAGGMVQFPAIIGGVVPVVNIDGIKPGQLKLSSDVLSDIFQGTLTNWNDKRIALLNPGVQIPAGDITVVTRADGSGTTAIFTNYLSKVNKSWKDNVGFGAAVKWPAASTVSGKGNEGVAANVSRIKNSIGYVEFAYAKKNNMSYTQMKNADEKFVLPTAAAFAAASAGTDWSKFPGMETFITNAPGAASWPITGATFVVIYKKPDNKANAAEVIKFFDFGFKDGGKMASELDYVPMPEATTNFIRKSVWSQVDVK, from the coding sequence ATGAAACTCTCTTTTAAACAGGCTTTAGTTGCTGGAGCCGTAGCATTATCAGTATCTTCTGCTGCAATGGCTACTGAAATGACTGGTGCTGGTTCTTCTTTTATCTACCCAGTACTCTCTAAATGGGCTGAAGCTTACAAAGCTAAAACTGGTAACAGCTTGAACTATCAATCGATCGGTTCTGGCGGTGGTATCAAGCAAATTAAGGCGAAGACAGTAGATTTTGGCGCAACTGACGCTCCAATGAGCTTTGAAGAGCTCCAAGCTGGTGGCATGGTTCAGTTCCCTGCAATCATCGGTGGTGTGGTACCTGTTGTGAACATCGACGGTATTAAGCCAGGTCAGTTGAAATTGTCCAGCGACGTTCTCTCTGATATTTTCCAAGGTACTTTAACTAACTGGAATGACAAGCGTATCGCCTTGTTGAACCCAGGCGTTCAGATTCCGGCTGGTGATATCACTGTTGTAACCCGTGCTGATGGTTCAGGTACAACTGCAATCTTTACTAACTACCTCTCTAAAGTAAATAAGAGCTGGAAAGATAACGTAGGTTTTGGTGCTGCTGTTAAATGGCCAGCTGCTTCTACTGTAAGCGGTAAGGGTAACGAAGGTGTTGCAGCAAACGTAAGTCGTATCAAGAATTCAATCGGTTATGTTGAGTTTGCTTACGCTAAGAAAAACAACATGAGCTACACCCAGATGAAGAATGCGGACGAGAAGTTTGTATTGCCTACTGCTGCTGCATTCGCTGCTGCTTCTGCTGGTACTGACTGGTCTAAATTCCCAGGAATGGAAACATTCATTACCAACGCTCCTGGTGCTGCTTCATGGCCAATTACTGGCGCTACTTTCGTTGTCATCTACAAAAAGCCTGATAACAAAGCAAACGCTGCTGAAGTGATCAAGTTCTTTGATTTCGGTTTCAAAGATGGCGGCAAGATGGCTTCTGAACTCGATTACGTTCCAATGCCTGAAGCAACAACCAACTTCATTCGTAAGAGTGTTTGGTCACAGGTTGATGTTAAGTAA
- the folP gene encoding dihydropteroate synthase has protein sequence MRQQLRNSESVVQPATWRCGRFLFEPRKRPLVMGILNTTPDSFSDGGQFQSAKAALIHAEQMIESGVDIIDIGGESTRPGAEPIALQEELDRVMPVIELLRDCGVALSIDTYKSATMQAALNAGVDCVNDIWGLRQEGAIEVVANHPQCGIVLMHMQRDPQTMQFDPHYDDVIAQVSTFLMERANVLIHQGVSADRIALDPGFGFGKSLEHNLRMLSQFEHFSQLGFPVLAGISRKSMLGKLTGRESDDRLASSIAAVILAADRGARIVRVHDVPETIDALKLWEAVL, from the coding sequence GTGCGCCAGCAACTGCGTAATTCTGAGTCCGTAGTTCAGCCCGCAACCTGGCGTTGCGGGCGTTTTCTTTTTGAGCCTCGCAAACGCCCATTAGTGATGGGTATTCTGAACACGACACCTGATTCATTTTCTGATGGTGGCCAGTTCCAATCGGCTAAGGCTGCCTTGATCCATGCTGAGCAGATGATTGAGAGTGGAGTGGACATCATCGATATTGGTGGTGAGTCTACTAGGCCTGGTGCAGAACCTATTGCACTTCAAGAAGAGCTTGATCGTGTTATGCCGGTGATTGAGTTGTTGCGCGATTGCGGAGTGGCGCTCTCGATTGACACCTACAAGTCTGCAACGATGCAGGCAGCGCTTAACGCTGGTGTGGATTGCGTTAATGATATTTGGGGGCTACGCCAAGAGGGGGCTATTGAGGTGGTAGCGAATCATCCCCAATGTGGCATTGTTCTGATGCATATGCAGCGAGATCCTCAGACTATGCAATTTGATCCACATTACGATGATGTCATTGCGCAAGTGAGCACCTTCTTAATGGAGAGGGCAAATGTTTTAATTCACCAAGGCGTATCAGCAGATCGAATCGCGCTTGATCCTGGTTTCGGCTTCGGTAAAAGCCTGGAACACAACCTCAGGATGCTATCCCAGTTCGAACACTTTTCCCAGTTGGGATTTCCTGTGCTCGCAGGAATTTCTCGTAAATCGATGCTAGGTAAACTCACTGGGCGCGAGTCGGATGATCGCTTGGCCAGTAGTATTGCTGCTGTGATCTTGGCTGCGGATCGGGGCGCCCGGATTGTACGAGTGCACGACGTACCCGAGACCATCGATGCTCTCAAGCTCTGGGAAGCAGTCCTATAA
- the phoU gene encoding phosphate signaling complex protein PhoU, protein MPDKHLSSQFDADLNSLSSRLLEMGGLVESQIATAMRAFTQMDLETCNVVIENEKLVNDLEIQIDSACTELIARRQPIARDLRLVMAVSKAITNLERAGDEAERVAKRTKRLIEAGAAHNINVSEIRLSGQMAISLLRRSLDAFARLDTIAAAEVVDEDRLIDEEFRGFVRKLITYMMEDPHTITTGLDMLTIAKAIERIGDHAKNIAEFVIYIVKGDDVRHIPHADLLRAASKE, encoded by the coding sequence ATGCCAGATAAACACTTATCGTCACAGTTTGACGCAGATTTAAATTCCTTGTCTAGTCGCCTCCTTGAAATGGGTGGCTTAGTTGAGTCCCAAATCGCAACTGCAATGCGTGCTTTTACTCAAATGGATCTCGAGACCTGTAATGTCGTAATCGAGAATGAAAAGCTCGTGAATGATCTGGAGATTCAGATTGATTCAGCTTGTACTGAATTGATTGCCCGCCGTCAGCCGATTGCTCGTGACTTGCGTTTGGTGATGGCAGTATCCAAAGCGATTACCAACCTAGAGCGTGCCGGCGATGAAGCTGAGCGCGTAGCCAAGCGTACCAAACGTTTAATCGAGGCTGGTGCAGCTCACAATATTAACGTTTCAGAAATCCGCTTATCCGGTCAGATGGCGATCTCGCTATTGCGTCGTAGTTTGGATGCCTTTGCTCGCCTCGATACGATTGCAGCTGCTGAAGTAGTTGATGAAGACCGTCTTATTGATGAAGAGTTCAGAGGCTTTGTACGTAAGCTCATCACTTATATGATGGAAGATCCCCATACGATTACAACTGGGCTGGATATGCTGACGATTGCTAAGGCGATTGAGCGTATCGGCGATCATGCCAAGAACATTGCGGAGTTTGTTATTTATATCGTCAAGGGTGATGACGTTCGCCATATCCCGCATGCGGATTTATTGCGAGCGGCCTCAAAAGAGTAA
- the pstC gene encoding phosphate ABC transporter permease subunit PstC: MQSTSSTLGLPSAKAVQIARRQRIQDFLFHAITQFFSMLVLFVLAGIIGSLLINAWPALKTFGPGFFLDDEWDIVNDQFGGLISIYGTLVSSIIALAIAVPLSFGIAVFLTEMCPDFLKRPLGTAVELLAAVPSIIYGMFGLFVFAPIFGDYIEPVLQATLGKIPLLGILFSGPTNGIGMLCAGLILAMMILPFIASVMRDVFEIVPPVLKESAYGIGCTRWEVVTRIVLPYTQAGVVGGVMLGLGRALGETMAVTFVIGNASRISPSLFAPGSSIASTLANQFGEADAGLHFSSLFALGLALFFITFVVLALAKWMLLSMEKAKGVKS; the protein is encoded by the coding sequence ATGCAATCGACATCCTCCACACTAGGTCTACCAAGCGCTAAGGCAGTTCAGATCGCCCGTAGACAGCGTATCCAAGATTTTCTCTTTCATGCTATCACCCAATTCTTCTCGATGTTGGTGTTATTTGTTTTGGCCGGAATCATCGGATCTCTTTTGATCAATGCATGGCCAGCCTTAAAGACATTCGGCCCTGGATTTTTCTTGGACGACGAGTGGGATATTGTTAATGATCAGTTTGGCGGTTTAATTTCGATCTATGGAACATTGGTTTCATCGATTATTGCTTTGGCAATTGCTGTACCTCTCAGTTTTGGCATCGCTGTCTTTTTGACAGAGATGTGCCCAGATTTTTTGAAGCGTCCCTTGGGAACCGCTGTCGAGCTGTTGGCTGCAGTGCCATCGATTATTTACGGTATGTTTGGCTTATTCGTATTCGCTCCTATTTTTGGCGACTATATTGAACCCGTGCTTCAAGCTACTCTCGGCAAGATCCCGCTCTTAGGTATTCTTTTTTCTGGTCCGACCAACGGCATTGGTATGTTGTGTGCCGGCCTGATTCTGGCCATGATGATCCTGCCTTTTATTGCATCTGTGATGCGCGACGTATTTGAAATTGTTCCCCCAGTCTTAAAAGAGTCAGCTTATGGTATCGGTTGTACACGCTGGGAAGTCGTTACACGGATTGTTTTGCCATATACCCAAGCTGGTGTAGTTGGTGGTGTCATGCTCGGTTTGGGCAGAGCCTTGGGTGAAACGATGGCCGTTACTTTTGTGATTGGTAACGCGAGCCGCATCTCCCCATCTTTATTTGCTCCAGGCAGTTCTATTGCCTCAACCTTAGCCAATCAATTTGGTGAGGCAGATGCAGGATTGCATTTCTCTTCCTTATTTGCCTTAGGTTTGGCGCTCTTTTTTATTACCTTCGTGGTTTTGGCTTTAGCTAAGTGGATGTTGCTCAGTATGGAAAAAGCTAAAGGAGTGAAATCATGA